One genomic segment of Anaerobiospirillum thomasii includes these proteins:
- the def gene encoding peptide deformylase, whose translation MAILDVVVFPDERLRVKCKQVTEFNDELKTLAQDMFDTMYDDNGLGLAAPQVGDSRRIVVMDVPKDEDGEQGHNQIVMVNPQIIEKEEEMESSEGCLSVPEYNASITRFNRVKAKYFDLDGVEHTIEAEGLHAVCIQHELDHLDGKLFIDYLSPLKRNIVLRKYKKLKKFKSQ comes from the coding sequence ATGGCAATATTAGATGTCGTGGTCTTTCCCGATGAGAGACTAAGAGTTAAGTGTAAGCAAGTTACTGAATTTAATGATGAGCTAAAAACTCTTGCTCAGGACATGTTCGATACCATGTATGATGACAATGGTCTTGGTCTTGCTGCTCCGCAGGTGGGAGACAGCAGGCGTATTGTGGTAATGGATGTACCAAAGGATGAAGATGGCGAACAGGGCCATAATCAGATAGTTATGGTCAATCCTCAAATCATAGAAAAAGAAGAGGAGATGGAATCATCAGAAGGCTGTCTGTCAGTACCAGAATACAATGCCTCCATTACCCGTTTTAACAGAGTTAAAGCCAAATACTTTGATCTTGACGGAGTGGAGCATACCATAGAGGCAGAAGGTCTGCATGCTGTATGTATACAGCATGAGCTTGACCATCTTGATGGCAAACTCTTTATAGATTACCTCTCTCCTTTAAAGCGCAATATTGTGCTTAGAAAATACAAGAAATTAAAGAAGTTTAAATCACAGTAA